CCAACACGTGATCGGATCCTCTGGGCTGATCTCTTTCTGAAATGGTCAGTCTTGAGTATGCTTCAGGGACTTCTAATGAGTGGGGATCATTCAGAGGGTTAAGACCTTGCTCTGCTGAAAGAATGGACAAATCTCCAGATGTCCTATTCATGAACAGTTCACTTGTACCTGTGGCAGGCTTCAGGAGGCTCTGCATTTCCATGCTCTCTTGGAAATCCGGCCGAGCCAAATTGAGGTTATCAATGGTAATGGGGGCTGAAGTGCAACAAATGTGGCTACTCTTGGCTAAGCTGCTTGAACCTTTATTGGACAGCATCAGACATGTGCTACAACTACCACATTTTACATTGCTGTGCTCTCCTCCATTCAAATGCTGATGTGTGCAAACATCTGGACAGGAATGGGAACAATGTGCTTTGGGTGCATTGCACCTGGATGAATTGTCTCTACAGGCTAATACAGCCTCCTTGGAGGCAAGAGCTTGGCTATAATCACAGATCGAGGGAATGCCAGAGGAACGATGGTACCGAAGCGGATCTGTTCTTCAAGCTTGCGGAGGACCTCCAAAATGTGTGCTTTCTTCTTCAAGAATGGGGACATGGCCTCCATGGACGTGGATGAGCCTTGGGTCTCTGGTATGACATTTTGTGCACATTCACTGCTTCCCTGTGGGAACCAAATCATAAGGATGAGGTAAAGTTGTCATACAAGACTGACTTAACAAAGACTTTGTGTACAGCTCTTACCTTGGCCTGTGCATTCCTCTGAGCCTCAATCAGTTTGTTAGGTTCACTGTGCTGCAGCTCGCCGATGTGCTCCAGACAGGGTCCTGGCTGCTATGATAAGACACATCAGGTAAGCTTTAAGCTtcttatatgaattaatttttggATTATGCAAAACACCTCATGTATAACAACTATGCATGCACAAGTTTTTTGTTGCCTGTTTACACACAAATTCCTTGTAGTTACATGAAAAAATGCTGCCCAAGCAGCCCAAGAAAATTAAACAGGAAGAAGTTAATTGAGccatattttcattttgcaaacaAACATAATAGAACATCCCTGTGgactttgaagaatgttttgtgaaaaaCAAATTTCAAACTAAAATCGGACCTGCCCTGTGCATTTTGTCATTGTATGTTGAAGGATTTAATCATTTACCTGCTGATGTACACATGACTGACTGTGCAGTTTCTCCTGCAGGAGCTCACAAAGTGTTCTGTTCTGCCTCTCCAAATCAAACACACGCATTTTCAGCTTAATGCATTCCTCTCTGAGATCCTAAAAGAAGAATCCAtagcttttaaaaacattttttaaaaatatatgactAGAATatttaaatcacttattaa
The sequence above is a segment of the Carassius auratus strain Wakin unplaced genomic scaffold, ASM336829v1 scaf_tig00004984, whole genome shotgun sequence genome. Coding sequences within it:
- the LOC113070625 gene encoding nck-associated protein 5-like: MSEEAQHRVDEDFESEEGDLESYLEEESSSELLERVRELQAENSALSLANESQREAYERCLDEVANHVVQALLNQKDLREECIKLKMRVFDLERQNRTLCELLQEKLHSQSCVHQQQPGPCLEHIGELQHSEPNKLIEAQRNAQAKGSSECAQNVIPETQGSSTSMEAMSPFLKKKAHILEVLRKLEEQIRFGTIVPLAFPRSVIIAKLLPPRRLY